The following are from one region of the Dreissena polymorpha isolate Duluth1 chromosome 2, UMN_Dpol_1.0, whole genome shotgun sequence genome:
- the LOC127869347 gene encoding acidic leucine-rich nuclear phosphoprotein 32 family member A-like, which yields MEMEKRIQLERRGRKESEIAELNLDNCRSQQIEGLSEAYCNLESLSIINVGLTTLKGFPKLPNLRKLELSDNRISSGLNNLSGCPNLTHLSLSGNKIKDFEPLEALKDLPNLKSLDLFNCEVTNADEYREKVFELLSNLKYLDGYDQDDQEAEDDEEEDGVDEDFDGEDGEENEEGEDDGGDDDEEEEEAGAEDDDDDDDDDEEDVDDEEEDEEEDEGSNLQLLNQSGDLEDEEDDEDFNADGAEEDEEEAGEEEEDDDDDQRGTKRKHEDEEDS from the exons ATGGAAATGGAAAAGAGAATCCAGCTGGAGCGAAGGGGACGCAAGGAGAGCGAG attgccGAGTTGAACCTGGACAACTGCCGCTCCCAGCAGATTGAGGGTCTGTCTGAGGCGTACTGCAACCTCGAGTCTCTCAGCATTATCAATGTCGGCCTCACCACACTGAAGGGCTTCCCAAAGCTACCAAACCTTAGAAAG TTGGAGCTGAGTGACAACCGTATCTCCAGCGGCCTCAACAACCTGTCTGGCTGCCCCAACCTCACACACCTCAGTCTCAGTGGCAACAAGATCAAGGACTTTGAGCCCCTCGAAGCATTG AAGGACCTCCCCAACCTGAAGAGCCTGGACTTGTTCAATTGTGAGGTAACAAATGCGGATGAATACCGTGAGAAAGTGTTTGAGTTGCTTAGCAACCTCAAGTACCTCGATGGCTACGATCAGGACGACCAGGAGGCTGAGGATGACGAGGAGGAGG ACGGTGTTGACGAAGACTTTGATGGAGAAGACGGTGAAGAAAATGAGGAAG GTGAAGATGATGGCggagatgatgatgaagaagaggAGGAAGCAGGAgctgaagatgatgatgacgacgacgatgatgatgaagaagacgtcgatgatgaggaggaggatgaggaagAAGATGAGGGATCCAATCTGCAGTTGTTAAACCAGTCAGGGGACCTCGAG GATGAGGAAGATGATGAAGATTTCAATGCTGATGGTGcagaggaggatgaggaggaagCAGGGGAGGAGGAGGAAGATGATG ATGATGATCAGAGAGGCACCAAAAGGAAACATGAAGATGAGGAGGATTCATGA